The Rhizobium grahamii DNA window TGTTGCTGGCGGCCATATTCAGCGCCAAGGAAGCCACCTACAAATGCCAGTACGCCTTGACCGGCAAGCTGATCGACTTCCAGGCTCTATCCATAGAGTTCGACCTGGAAGACAGCCGCTTTCAGGCTCGATTCGAGATCGACGTTTTGCCCTATAAGGTCGGAGACACTTTGCCCGGCGCTATCAGGTTCGGCGCGGAGCATATTACGACAGCTGTCGTCGTTCAGCGGTGACCATTGCCTTCAGGCGTGCCGCTGCATCCGGCTCAACAATTCCCTGATAAAAAGATGCGCCAGCGGCGGTACCGCAAAGAGATAGCGCCGCCACAGACGCTTCGGATCCGATCCAAGCCGGTGAGCCCATTCAAGGCCGGCATGGCGCATCCAGAGCGGTGCACGCTTCTTGGTTCCGATCAGGAACTCGAGCGATGCGCCGATGCACAGGCCGATGCCTGATGCGTCTGGCCGCTGGGCAAGTGCGTGCGCGATCTTTTCCGACTGCGGCGATCCGATTGCTATGAAGACGAAACGGGCGGGTTCCGCCGCAATGAAGTCGACACACGCCTGCAGGGCCACCGGATTGTTGATGACGCCTTTCGGCGGTACGTGGGCGCGAAAACGGATATTCGGATAGGCGACTTCCAATTGCTCTACGATGGCGGTGTCAGCCGCGATCAACGTAATGAGATCGCCATCCTTTATCACGCTCTTGAAAAGCCGGGCCGTCAGGTCCGATCCCGTCACCAGCGGCAAATCGAGTGAAAGCGCGTGCGCTAGCGTGGAGATCGGCCGGCTGTCGCAGAGCGAAATCCAGGCGTCGTCGTAGCATTGTGCCAGCAGGCGATCGCCGCTCAGGCGTACAACATGATCGACATTCGGGGTGACCACATAGCGAAACTTCGTTCGAACCTCGCTGGTTTCAACAAGGTCGATCGCCGCATCCTGAGCCAGGCCGTCGAACGGCGCCCCAAGGAAGTAGTGGCGCGCATGAAGCCCGGAGTAATCCTTGCCGCCCGAGGGCATTTGCGTTGCTGGCATGAAAATCCCTTGCAGATGAACACACGCCAGCCTCCACGCGCGCGGCTACGCGGCGAGATGGCAAGCTTCTGTTTTATTTGGCGATTCCAGACTATTGAATTGTGCCGACAGTGCAATTGTCCGAGCGTCAGCAATTGGAAGTAAATGTGGTGGCAGTTGCTGTGTTCACGAGGGCGCATATCGTCCGATATCATCACAAAGCATTACGTGACAGCGTTGGCGATATTTGCGCACTCTATGCTATGAAGGCGGTAGATGCTTCCGCGCGTTGTGAGTTGAGAGGGGCAATACTATGATTGGAATGGCAGTACTGTACGTTTCAGCAATACTGGCTGTAATTGTTTCAATTCCCGTTCTAATCTTCGCTATTGAATGTATTGTAGGGAGCTTGCCGTCAAAGCCGCGGCCAAGCCGTGGGATTACCATACGCCCGCCCGTGGCCGTGCTGATGGCAGCCCACAACGAGAGCCTTGAAATTGCCGAGGCGCTGAAAAGTATCAAGGCGCAGATGCGCGAAGGCGATCGCCTCGTCGTTGTTGCCGACAATTGCACCGACGATACCGCCGAAATTGCACGCGGGATCGGCGCGGAGGTTGTCGAGCGATTCGACAATGAACGGCGCGCCAAGGGATATGCCGTGGATTTCGGCGTGTCCTACTTGCGCCAGTCACCGCTGCCGGTGATGGTCATCATCGACGCGGACTGCAAACTGGGCGAAGGCGCGCTCGATCGTCTGGTGGCTGATGCCTTTGCGAAGCAGCGACCGATCCAGGGCCGCTATGTCCTGTTTGCGCCTCCGGGATCGGGAATTCATCTGGCGGTCGCGCAGTTTTCCTTCCATCTCAAGAACCATGTTCGGCTTCGTGGTCTAACGCGGCTCGGGCTTCCCTGCCTGCTGACCGGCTCGGGCATGGCCTTCCCGTGGGCGCTCCTGGAAAAGGTAGATCTCGCAACGGGCCACCTTTCGGAAGATACCAAGCTTGGCCTGGATCTCGCCAAGGTAGGGCACAGCCCGACCTTCTGCGAAGACGCGTTGATCGCCAGCCTGTTTCCCTACACGGCCTCGGGCGAGCTGTCGCAGCGTCGCCGTTGGGAAGGCGGCCATCTCCGGATGCTGCGCAAGTCGCTGCGTGAACTGCTGCGCCCATCGACATGGATGAATGGCGGCTACCTGACGCTCGTGCTCGACATCGCCGTGCCGCCGCTCACCTTGCTCTTTACCATCGTCACCGGATTGCTGATCGCCGGGGCTGCGCTTGCGATGGCCGGGCTTGGGTATTTCGCGCTCTTCATGGCGATCGCTGACATCGCCCTGTTGCTGGCAGCCCTTGTCGCGACCTGGTACGCGCACGGTCGGGATGTGCTTCCGGCGCGCAACCTTTTTGCCATTCCCCGCTACGCCGCCGCGAAGTTCATGCTGTATCCGCGTATGCTGTGGGCAGGCCACCCACGTTTCTGGATCAGAACCGATCGCGCACGTCGCGGCTGAGTTCTGGCTTCCCGCGGGTAAGGTCGTATAGAGTCGTTGCAGTTGAAAGGGCCGCGGAATGCCTGATTATCTCAGGGCGCTCATCTACACGCTGATCGTCACGCTGCCGGCCCTTTTTGTCGCCCGACGCGTCGCCGTCCCGACGATCGACGCTCGCGAATTCCGCGTCTGGAGTGTGTGTTGGGTCGCAACCATGGTCGCGGCGTTTCTCGCGCCGAGCTTCATGGTGTTCTCACTGCTGCTCGTCCCGATCTGCATATATGGCAATATCAGCGCAAAACAGCCGCTCTATCTGTTTGTCGTACTGATGTTTGCGGCGCCGTGCTGCTCGGTCCTCTTCGGTATCCCCGGCCTGATGCACAGCATCGTCTATCTGGACCCGCCAAGACTTCTCGTCATTCTTGTCCTGCTGCCTGTAGCGCTTTCGCTGCTGGGTGACCGCGACAATCGTCGCTTGAGCCTCATGGATCTGCTGCTCGTCGGCTATGTCGTGCTGACCGCCTTGCTTGCGACGCGTCTGGTCGGCATGAACGATCTTCTTCGTCAGTTGGCCTCCAACGTCTTGACGATGGTGATCCCGTATTTTGTGTTCAGTCGGGCAATACGGTCGAAGGAGGATGTCAATCGGCTGCTCCTTGCTTTTGTCGTTGCGTCCATGCCTCTTGCGACGCTCGGAGTTTTCGAAGTTCTGAAGGGTTGGCGCGTCTACGTGACCATTCTCGACAGGTGGGAAATTCCGATGCTGACGGCCTACCTGTTTCGCGACGGCATGCTGCGCGCGTCCACGAGCGCGATCGAGTCCATAGCCTTCGGCTTTCTCTGCATGACCGGAACCGCATGCCTATTCCTCCTGAATACCGGTCGCTCCGATATCTGGCGCAAAGCCGCCATCGGCATAATGCTCTGCGGTTTGCTTTCAAGCCTGTCGCGCGGACCCTGGCTTGGCTTCGCACTCTTCCTGGCGATCCTGTTCGGCGCCAATCTCAAGGCATCGTTCAAATATGTGGCTCTCGGAGCCGCGGCGGTCGTGGTCGTGCTACTGTCGTCGCCTTCGCTCATGGGGCGCTTCGTGAACCTCCTGCCTTTCGTCGGTTCAGCGGACAAGGGCAGCGAATCCTACCGATCCGAGCTATTTGAGCGATCACTGATGGTCATCCAGCGCAATCCGCTGTTCGGATCTGTCAACTTCATGAAAGCCCACGAGCTGCAGGCGATGATACAAGGGCAGGGCATCATCGACATCGTGAACACCTACCTGCAGATTTCCCTCGAATTCGGGCTGATAGCGCTTGCGCTCTTCGTCGCGTTCTTTGGCCTGGTCACGGCCAAGCTGGCGATCATGTCGCTGCGGACGCCCACGCTGGAGATCAATCATCTCGGCGTTGCAGCGCTGCTCCTGGCGATACTGTTCACCATCGCGACGACAAGCAGCGTCACCGTCATCCCCTACATCTACTGGACAGTTGCCGGGCTTGCGGTCGCACTCATCCGCAAGGCGCCAGTGGTCGTGCCACCGCCGCGGATGCGCGTGGTTGGTGCTCGGTTCTAGCTTAGCGTTTCTTGTTCACCGTCGATCGAGGTCGATCTGGCTCGTGACGACCTGCTTTCCCGATTGGGGATCGCGGTCGACCGTCGTGATGCGGATCGAGTTGTCGTCGACGCGCTGGATCGTCATGTTGGCGTTGCGATCACCATTGATGATTTTGGACCAGCGAACATCGAGCTTGATCGCATTGCCCGCGCGGCTGCCGCTGAGCGCCGAAACGCCACCCGACGGACCGATGTAGCGCCCGGCGTAGCGGCTGCCTGTTGTCTTGATCTCGGCCGACACGGCCTTCGAGACAACGATCAGTCCTCGGCAGGTGCCGTTCATCGACAGTTCCTGGCCGGTTGCGCGAGACTTGAAACTGCAGTCAAGATTGATGGGGGACGACGATGTGGTCCGTTTCATGCTCCCGTGGCCGGTCCAGTCTCCAGCCAGGGTTTTCAGAAAGGGCTCTTCATTGGCAGCGCCGAGGCTGGCGCTGCAGCAGAGCGCCAGCCAGGCCACGGAAATTGGCAAAACGTGCTTCATCTGATTCTCCCCAGATAAGGCCAGAAATGCAGTAGATCGTACTTGGTTCCCTCTGCGGCGGCGTGATCAGCCGCCGCGTCTCGTTCGTCGTTAAGCTATGGAAAGGCTTAGACGTGCTGCTTCGCCAAGCACAATATCGATTGTTCCCGGCGCTGTCAGTTCAATTGCACCGCAAAGCGTGCCAGTCGTGATGAGATCGCCGCTTTTCAACGAGGTTCCGGGCCGGAGTCGGTCGTTGGCATAGTCGAGCAGCCAGGTGAGCACGTCGCCCTTCGGATGTCTGGCGTTGCCGTCGTAGATCGTCTGACCGTTATGGGTGACGCGAAGCGGCGTCTCTCCGACAGAGTCGATCACGTCCTTCGGTACCGACGGGCCCAAAACGTAGCCACGGTTGCCGATGCGGTCGGCGAGGTAGAGCAGGAAGGAAATCTGGCCGTTCTCCTCAATGCTGCTCGCGAGCAGTTCGGCTCCGAGGTAAGCGTCACCGATCGCGGCAAGGATGTCGGAGCGAGAATAGCTGCCGTCCTTGCGCACCGGCAGGTCCTTGCTGAGTCTAACAGCGATCTCGGCCTCAAACTTGATGCCACCGACCCAGGCAATCGTGGCGCCGGAGTTGGCTTCGGAATAGGGATGCAGCGGCGCCGTTACCGGTTGGCCATCTGGCGACATCGCGACTTTCCAGGCTCTCGACGAAATTCGCTCCTGCGCGGCGAGGAAATTCTGCGCGTCCATCGCCTCTTGCAGGGTCGCCGGCAGCGTGAACTCTGCGGTTCGTGCCTTCCGGGCATTCTTCTGCAGATCGTACAGTCGCGATGCCAGGGCCCTCGGATCGAAACCCTCGGTCGATGAACTTGTCATTTTGTTTGCTTCCTCACCTAGAATGGAAGCACGACCTTATCGGCATTCGGTTTGCCCGCAAAGTCCTTCTGCAGGCACCGCTATGCGACAGCCGAACACCAGCCTTGCCGATAGGCTCGCAGGCCCGGAATTTCACGGGGCGTAACGACCTTCTTGGCGCCCGGTACCGGTTTGACGCCCGCGAGAAGCGCAGCACCGGCGCTCGTGCCCGTCGACCCTGGGATGGCGATCACCTCGCGACCGGTCAGGCTGGCGAGCAGCTCCAGATAGGTCGTATTCAGCGAGAATGGGCCTTCAACAACAATTGGACCATCGGCACCGATCAGACCAAGGCAGGCCTCGGTCATCAACGCCAGATAGAGGCACACACCTGCATGGCGCTCTTCCACTGACGCGCCTTCGGCGTCGATCCAGCGGCTTTGCTGTCCGGGAAAGGGACCCGATCCTGAGGCGACGTTGGGAAGCAGCATGATGCCTTTGCCGATCGCTGTGGCAACCGCGCCGCCGGCATCGTCGGAACTAACAGGCCCGATTTCAGCGGAAAGCAGTTCGAACTCACGCCCACCCATGAAGCGGGAGGAGGGCACTGCTCTGCCGTAGGCGTCGACGTTGGCGAGCGTATCGCGGCTCGGGTCGAGATGATCGAGATCGCCGCCGACACCGAAATTGATCACCCAGGTGCCGGTCGAGACGACGGCAAAGGGGGCTGCCCGGTCGACAAGATGCGGCAAGAGCGATGCATTCGAATCGTGAATACCGCAATAGACCGGCACCTCAACGGTCAAGCCAATTGTCTCGGCAACTTCCGGCAGGACTGGCCCTAGGGCGTCGAAAGCCGAGCGGATCGGCGCCATCAAATCGCGAATACCAAGCGTGTCGACGAGCGAGGAATAGCGACCTTCACGCGGGTTCCACAGGTCGGTGTGGCAACCGAGCGAGGTAACCTCATTCGACAAGACTCCGGTCAACCGAGCGGTCCAGTATTGCGGGTAGGTTACGATGGTGGCGACCTCCGCGAAAAGGTCGGGAAACGCCTTCTTCTGGTAGTGCAGCTGTGCGCCGATATTGAGACCCATCGCCTGGTGCGGCGAGAAGGTTTCCTCGAAGGACGGGCGAAGCTTTCCATAGGCGCTTCGGATTTCCTCGGGATACTCGTGCTCATAGTCGAGAACGGGCATTGCCAGATTTCCCGATGCATCCAGCAGTGCCGCAGATGCTCCGTGCGTCGTCACCGAAATCGCGTCGAACCCGGGCTCCTTGGCAAAGGAGCGGAGAGCGTCAATCGCAAAGGCCCACAGGCGGTCGGTAGCGTAGTGCGGATAAATCCCGTCCTTGAGGACCGCATTTGGTGTCTTCGCCTGGGCGATCTCGGTGCCGGTGGCGCTGTCGAGAACGACGACCTTGGCGTTTGTCTTGCCGATATCAAGAACGGCGATGCGCGGATTTGTCTGCGTTGTCATGGCATGTGGAAGACGGTGACGAGATCGCTCTGGACGGGAGAATTGTCCGGGTTGGTCGCCATGATGTCCCCCATATGCGCCCACCACTTCTTCATGACGGGGTGCTCGGGCAGGCTCGCCATGGTGTTGTCGCTCGTGCGCGTCAGAACGCCGAAGAGCGTGTTGGTCTCGCGGTCCAGGTGGATCGAGTAGTCGCTGGCGCCCGACTGGTGCAGCAGATCGACCAGCTCTGGCCAGATTTCGTCATGACGCTTCTTGTACTCGGCTTCCATGCCGGGATTGAGCGTCATCTTGAAGGCGTGCTTTTCCAAGGTCATTTGGAGCTCATGGCTTTGATGCGGCGGGCGATGATCGGGATCGCGATGGTGATGATCAGCAGCAGGCCGATGAAGATCGACATGACGATGCCGGGCACGTTGAGGAGACCGAGGCCGAAGGTGACGAGGCCCATGACGAAGGCCGCGATGACGACGCCGCCGATCTTGCCGGAACCGCCGAGGATCGAGACGCCGCCGAGAACGACCATGGTCACGACTTCAAGCTCCCAGCCCTGCGCGATCGACGGACGGGTCGAGCCGAGACGCGAGGTCAGGCAGACCGAGGCGATGCCGCTCATTACGCCGGTCAACACGAAGAGAATGAACTTCACGCGTTCGACCGGGATGCCGGAGAAGCGAGCAGCGAAATCATTGTTGCCGATCGTGTAGACCTGACGGCCGAAGTTCGTCGCGTGCAGGAGGATGGCGAATGCGATCGCCAGCACGATGAACAGCACGAACTCG harbors:
- a CDS encoding WecB/TagA/CpsF family glycosyltransferase, giving the protein MPATQMPSGGKDYSGLHARHYFLGAPFDGLAQDAAIDLVETSEVRTKFRYVVTPNVDHVVRLSGDRLLAQCYDDAWISLCDSRPISTLAHALSLDLPLVTGSDLTARLFKSVIKDGDLITLIAADTAIVEQLEVAYPNIRFRAHVPPKGVINNPVALQACVDFIAAEPARFVFIAIGSPQSEKIAHALAQRPDASGIGLCIGASLEFLIGTKKRAPLWMRHAGLEWAHRLGSDPKRLWRRYLFAVPPLAHLFIRELLSRMQRHA
- a CDS encoding glycosyltransferase family 2 protein; protein product: MAAHNESLEIAEALKSIKAQMREGDRLVVVADNCTDDTAEIARGIGAEVVERFDNERRAKGYAVDFGVSYLRQSPLPVMVIIDADCKLGEGALDRLVADAFAKQRPIQGRYVLFAPPGSGIHLAVAQFSFHLKNHVRLRGLTRLGLPCLLTGSGMAFPWALLEKVDLATGHLSEDTKLGLDLAKVGHSPTFCEDALIASLFPYTASGELSQRRRWEGGHLRMLRKSLRELLRPSTWMNGGYLTLVLDIAVPPLTLLFTIVTGLLIAGAALAMAGLGYFALFMAIADIALLLAALVATWYAHGRDVLPARNLFAIPRYAAAKFMLYPRMLWAGHPRFWIRTDRARRG
- a CDS encoding O-antigen ligase family protein; the protein is MPDYLRALIYTLIVTLPALFVARRVAVPTIDAREFRVWSVCWVATMVAAFLAPSFMVFSLLLVPICIYGNISAKQPLYLFVVLMFAAPCCSVLFGIPGLMHSIVYLDPPRLLVILVLLPVALSLLGDRDNRRLSLMDLLLVGYVVLTALLATRLVGMNDLLRQLASNVLTMVIPYFVFSRAIRSKEDVNRLLLAFVVASMPLATLGVFEVLKGWRVYVTILDRWEIPMLTAYLFRDGMLRASTSAIESIAFGFLCMTGTACLFLLNTGRSDIWRKAAIGIMLCGLLSSLSRGPWLGFALFLAILFGANLKASFKYVALGAAAVVVVLLSSPSLMGRFVNLLPFVGSADKGSESYRSELFERSLMVIQRNPLFGSVNFMKAHELQAMIQGQGIIDIVNTYLQISLEFGLIALALFVAFFGLVTAKLAIMSLRTPTLEINHLGVAALLLAILFTIATTSSVTVIPYIYWTVAGLAVALIRKAPVVVPPPRMRVVGARF
- a CDS encoding fumarylacetoacetate hydrolase family protein; translated protein: MTSSSTEGFDPRALASRLYDLQKNARKARTAEFTLPATLQEAMDAQNFLAAQERISSRAWKVAMSPDGQPVTAPLHPYSEANSGATIAWVGGIKFEAEIAVRLSKDLPVRKDGSYSRSDILAAIGDAYLGAELLASSIEENGQISFLLYLADRIGNRGYVLGPSVPKDVIDSVGETPLRVTHNGQTIYDGNARHPKGDVLTWLLDYANDRLRPGTSLKSGDLITTGTLCGAIELTAPGTIDIVLGEAARLSLSIA
- a CDS encoding FGGY-family carbohydrate kinase, which encodes MTTQTNPRIAVLDIGKTNAKVVVLDSATGTEIAQAKTPNAVLKDGIYPHYATDRLWAFAIDALRSFAKEPGFDAISVTTHGASAALLDASGNLAMPVLDYEHEYPEEIRSAYGKLRPSFEETFSPHQAMGLNIGAQLHYQKKAFPDLFAEVATIVTYPQYWTARLTGVLSNEVTSLGCHTDLWNPREGRYSSLVDTLGIRDLMAPIRSAFDALGPVLPEVAETIGLTVEVPVYCGIHDSNASLLPHLVDRAAPFAVVSTGTWVINFGVGGDLDHLDPSRDTLANVDAYGRAVPSSRFMGGREFELLSAEIGPVSSDDAGGAVATAIGKGIMLLPNVASGSGPFPGQQSRWIDAEGASVEERHAGVCLYLALMTEACLGLIGADGPIVVEGPFSLNTTYLELLASLTGREVIAIPGSTGTSAGAALLAGVKPVPGAKKVVTPREIPGLRAYRQGWCSAVA
- the rhaM gene encoding L-rhamnose mutarotase — translated: MTLEKHAFKMTLNPGMEAEYKKRHDEIWPELVDLLHQSGASDYSIHLDRETNTLFGVLTRTSDNTMASLPEHPVMKKWWAHMGDIMATNPDNSPVQSDLVTVFHMP